In the Flagellimonas sp. MMG031 genome, one interval contains:
- a CDS encoding Rho termination factor N-terminal domain-containing protein has protein sequence MPNPSIQNEEQYEALREQGYSKEKSARIANTPDAGKNGGKASPYEEWTKEKLYDQAKDVGIEGRSKMDKEELIEALRNN, from the coding sequence ATGCCAAATCCAAGCATACAAAACGAAGAACAATACGAAGCCCTTCGCGAGCAAGGGTACAGTAAAGAAAAATCCGCCAGAATCGCCAATACTCCCGACGCTGGAAAAAATGGAGGAAAAGCAAGTCCTTATGAGGAATGGACAAAGGAAAAACTTTATGACCAAGCCAAAGACGTAGGCATTGAGGGGCGGTCCAAAATGGATAAAGAAGAACTCATCGAGGCGTTGCGCAATAATTGA
- a CDS encoding DUF427 domain-containing protein — translation MKAIWNNQIVAESANTIIIENNHYFPPESINPTYFKDSDTTSTCHWKGTANYKTIVVDGVANEDAAWYYANPSALAKGIAGYYAFWKGVKIES, via the coding sequence ATGAAAGCTATTTGGAACAATCAGATTGTGGCCGAAAGTGCCAACACAATCATAATCGAAAACAACCATTATTTTCCACCGGAAAGCATCAATCCAACGTATTTTAAGGACAGCGATACCACTAGCACTTGCCATTGGAAAGGCACCGCCAATTACAAGACAATCGTGGTGGACGGAGTTGCCAACGAGGACGCAGCTTGGTATTATGCAAATCCTTCTGCCTTGGCGAAGGGGATTGCTGGCTATTATGCTTTTTGGAAGGGAGTAAAGATTGAAAGTTAA
- a CDS encoding type IX secretion system membrane protein PorP/SprF: protein MKLLNNIRLLALFLVVCATANAQQDPNYTFYRYNMNIYNPAFVGSSEAAEFALGIRSQWAGIEGAPESQSAIFGMPVGKNVGLGASILNDRTFIEQQTWVAIDVSYNVQLDEEHTLYFGIKGSANSYDANTQGLITYGVGQDGALMDYESRFTPNVGAGVYLKHDRYFASLSAPKLLTPDRLQERDGNAFLGVDRMHAYLSGGYTFLLGKTLDLKTMGMFRYVDASPISVEVTGILDFGERFEFGASYRHDESISGLFLFNISNGFNLGYAYETSIQNPIDGLDNNTHELFMRLKM, encoded by the coding sequence ACATACGATTACTGGCACTGTTCCTCGTGGTTTGTGCTACGGCAAATGCCCAACAGGACCCCAACTATACCTTTTACCGTTACAACATGAACATTTACAACCCGGCCTTCGTAGGAAGTTCAGAGGCTGCGGAATTCGCTTTGGGCATCCGTAGCCAATGGGCAGGCATCGAAGGGGCACCGGAGAGCCAGAGTGCTATTTTCGGGATGCCGGTCGGGAAAAATGTGGGACTCGGTGCCTCCATTCTAAACGACAGGACCTTTATAGAACAACAGACTTGGGTGGCCATTGATGTGTCCTATAATGTCCAGTTGGATGAAGAGCACACCCTTTATTTCGGAATCAAGGGAAGCGCGAACTCCTACGATGCCAATACCCAGGGCCTTATCACTTACGGCGTTGGTCAGGATGGCGCATTAATGGATTACGAAAGCCGATTTACCCCCAATGTGGGAGCCGGGGTCTATTTGAAACACGATAGGTATTTTGCTTCCCTTTCTGCTCCAAAGCTGTTGACCCCGGACCGTTTGCAAGAACGTGACGGAAACGCTTTCTTGGGTGTGGACCGAATGCACGCCTACTTGAGCGGTGGATACACCTTCTTGCTAGGAAAGACATTGGACCTTAAGACCATGGGCATGTTCCGCTATGTGGATGCATCTCCCATCTCTGTGGAAGTAACCGGAATCTTGGACTTTGGGGAACGCTTTGAGTTCGGGGCCAGTTATAGGCACGATGAGAGCATCAGCGGACTGTTCCTGTTCAATATCAGCAATGGGTTCAATTTGGGCTATGCCTATGAGACCTCTATCCAAAATCCGATTGATGGACTGGATAATAATACCCACGAGCTTTTTATGCGGCTGAAAATGTAA
- a CDS encoding MgtC/SapB family protein, producing the protein MTEVFTNDWSQVMDFALKVGIATISGLLIGLEREFKGKEAGLKTNTLVAIGAAVFVLISMRFYGEEYTDVTRVLSQIVTGIGFLGAGVILQNEKEERVKGLTTAATLWCSAGAGCLAAMAMWLELVILTVLVVIVNIVFGYIDDRLSKNSN; encoded by the coding sequence ATGACAGAAGTATTTACGAATGATTGGTCCCAAGTGATGGATTTTGCCCTAAAAGTGGGCATTGCAACCATTTCTGGGTTATTGATAGGGTTGGAAAGGGAATTTAAAGGCAAGGAAGCTGGTTTAAAAACAAATACCTTGGTCGCCATTGGTGCAGCGGTATTTGTATTGATTTCCATGCGGTTTTATGGTGAGGAATATACGGATGTCACTAGGGTATTGAGCCAAATTGTTACCGGAATCGGCTTTTTGGGCGCAGGCGTTATTCTGCAAAATGAAAAAGAAGAGCGCGTAAAAGGCTTGACCACCGCAGCCACCCTTTGGTGCAGTGCCGGAGCTGGTTGTCTGGCGGCAATGGCTATGTGGCTGGAATTGGTTATACTTACGGTATTGGTAGTAATCGTAAACATTGTTTTTGGATATATCGACGATAGATTGTCAAAAAACAGTAATTAG
- a CDS encoding FAD-containing oxidoreductase, translating into MDRKQITTFDAIIIGSGQAGTPLVFKLASEGQKVAFIEKEHFGGTCVNNGCTPTKAYVASARRMWEAQHGGDLGIEIPPGSKANLRAIKARKDKLVQNSVNGIAKGVENHENISFFKGEARFEGDKIVEVNHTFLTAKEIYINVGGSPFIPDGYEDIPYLTNQSILELEELPEHLLIIGGSYIGLEFGQMFSRLGSKVTIIERGKTIIGKEDEETSQTIQRMMEEEGVDFRLGATCLSAKKNGQGGITAQINCSKEGRLEIDGSHLLLAVGRRPNTANLQLEKTGVKIDDKGFIAVNDYLETNVKGIFALGDCNGKGAFTHTAYNDYEILAENKFDGKNRKVSDRITTYGLYVDPPLGRVGITKKEAQEKGMDVLMGHRPMKKVARAREKGETKGYMSVVVDAKTKKILGATVLGVGGDEIISGLINMMYADKSYEVIRDSVQPHPTVSELIPTMLESLTKL; encoded by the coding sequence ATGGACCGTAAACAGATTACCACTTTTGATGCAATCATCATTGGTTCTGGGCAAGCAGGGACCCCATTGGTTTTTAAATTGGCATCGGAAGGTCAAAAAGTGGCGTTTATCGAAAAAGAACATTTCGGAGGCACCTGTGTCAATAATGGCTGTACACCCACCAAAGCCTACGTGGCCAGTGCCCGACGTATGTGGGAGGCACAGCATGGAGGGGACCTTGGGATTGAAATTCCACCGGGATCCAAAGCAAACCTACGCGCCATAAAAGCTCGAAAGGACAAATTGGTTCAAAATTCGGTGAATGGCATTGCCAAAGGGGTGGAGAATCATGAAAATATCAGTTTTTTTAAGGGAGAGGCACGTTTTGAAGGCGATAAGATTGTGGAAGTAAACCATACATTCTTGACCGCCAAGGAAATTTATATCAATGTTGGTGGCAGCCCATTTATTCCTGATGGCTATGAGGACATCCCGTATCTCACCAATCAGAGTATATTGGAGTTGGAAGAATTGCCTGAGCACCTTTTGATTATCGGTGGAAGCTATATTGGTCTGGAATTTGGCCAAATGTTTTCGCGATTGGGTTCAAAGGTCACCATTATTGAACGGGGTAAGACCATTATTGGAAAGGAGGACGAGGAAACCAGCCAAACTATTCAACGAATGATGGAAGAGGAGGGGGTGGATTTCAGGCTCGGGGCAACTTGTCTGTCCGCCAAGAAAAATGGACAAGGTGGAATTACTGCACAAATCAATTGCTCCAAGGAGGGTCGATTGGAAATAGATGGTAGTCATCTTTTGTTGGCCGTTGGTAGACGCCCCAATACCGCAAACCTGCAGCTTGAAAAGACCGGTGTAAAAATAGATGATAAAGGATTCATAGCGGTGAACGATTACTTAGAAACCAATGTGAAAGGCATTTTTGCCTTGGGCGATTGCAATGGCAAAGGAGCATTTACGCACACCGCTTACAATGACTACGAGATTCTTGCTGAGAATAAATTTGATGGAAAAAACAGGAAGGTATCCGATAGAATCACAACCTACGGACTTTATGTTGACCCACCTTTGGGCAGGGTCGGCATCACCAAAAAGGAGGCCCAAGAAAAGGGAATGGATGTGCTCATGGGACATCGACCCATGAAAAAAGTTGCCCGTGCCAGGGAAAAAGGGGAAACCAAAGGTTATATGAGCGTGGTGGTCGATGCAAAGACCAAAAAAATATTGGGAGCCACGGTACTTGGTGTGGGCGGGGATGAGATTATCAGTGGCCTCATCAACATGATGTATGCGGATAAAAGTTATGAGGTGATACGCGACTCCGTACAACCCCATCCTACCGTTTCCGAGCTTATTCCCACCATGTTGGAATCATTGACTAAATTGTAG
- a CDS encoding L-histidine N(alpha)-methyltransferase, giving the protein MGEFFEHVKEGLSKSPKEISSRYFYDAKGDALYQGIMKLDEYYLPRCEMQIIDDKSHQIAQDIAAQHSSLQVVELGAGDGSKTKHLLKQFRPYFSDLEYVAMDISENVLDINQTEIRNEIESIDYNGIAGNYFETYQSLTETSNGRLVLFLGANIGNYTTEEVIDFFKFVQSGLDRNDYFLVAFDLVKDPRKILAAYDDSQGITKQFNLNLLERMNRELGANFDTRHFDHFPFYDPLTGIASSQIISMKKQTVDFSHGFSASFDLYEAIHTEISKKFFWSDIEEIAEESNMHIAQNYFNTNKGYSFVLFQPAG; this is encoded by the coding sequence ATGGGAGAATTTTTTGAACACGTAAAAGAAGGACTGAGCAAATCCCCAAAGGAAATTTCGTCCCGATACTTTTATGATGCCAAGGGCGATGCACTGTACCAAGGTATCATGAAGTTGGATGAATACTATCTTCCCCGTTGCGAAATGCAGATCATAGACGACAAAAGCCATCAGATTGCCCAAGATATTGCTGCGCAACATTCGTCTTTGCAAGTTGTGGAACTAGGGGCGGGCGATGGCTCAAAAACCAAGCATTTGCTCAAACAATTCCGACCCTATTTTAGCGATTTGGAATATGTTGCCATGGATATCTCCGAAAATGTGTTGGATATCAACCAAACGGAGATCAGAAATGAAATTGAATCCATTGACTACAACGGTATCGCCGGTAACTATTTTGAAACCTATCAATCCCTCACCGAAACATCCAACGGAAGATTGGTCCTGTTTTTGGGAGCGAATATCGGAAATTATACCACGGAGGAGGTAATCGACTTTTTCAAGTTTGTACAGTCTGGATTGGACAGGAACGACTATTTTTTGGTCGCTTTCGACCTTGTAAAAGACCCCAGAAAAATCCTTGCGGCTTACGATGATAGTCAAGGAATCACCAAACAGTTCAACCTTAATTTGTTGGAACGGATGAATCGGGAACTGGGTGCGAACTTTGATACCCGACATTTTGATCATTTTCCGTTTTATGATCCACTGACGGGTATAGCCTCCAGTCAGATCATCAGTATGAAAAAGCAGACTGTCGATTTTTCCCATGGCTTTTCCGCATCCTTTGACCTATATGAAGCCATCCACACGGAGATTTCCAAAAAGTTCTTTTGGAGCGATATTGAAGAAATAGCCGAGGAATCAAACATGCATATTGCACAGAATTATTTCAACACGAACAAGGGATATTCGTTTGTTCTGTTTCAGCCGGCTGGCTAG
- a CDS encoding GAF domain-containing sensor histidine kinase produces the protein MKMADVEHNRMEYRRIKRLSEFDLDYGNLHEEFKGLVELAAHVAGTEISLINLIDQHSQWSVSRHNLDVFQMDLEYSICQHTIQSDHIMEIPHLGRDERFSDRPFVKADDGFRYYLGIPLKVKTGENIGALCVMDHQEKNVSEEKKKLLRLIANEIVEKLENKLNMDELQEALDKATVQRNQLAHDVRGPIGGILGLATSTENVPLEEEEFMQYMQMIKASAAKLLELTDDILERQKAQQKENYFNLSGFKQHLDGLYELSARNKEIHLDIDINQKEDHQKFPRRKLLPIVGNLIANAIKFTPSQGTIGVDLDISGKDGKRALLIKVSDNGKGIPKERLENIKKLAWFEDYGTDYEKGYGLGLQLVTEMVEDIHGTLHIDSEEGKGTSVRIVVPLKD, from the coding sequence ATGAAGATGGCTGATGTAGAGCACAATAGAATGGAATACAGACGTATAAAAAGGCTAAGTGAGTTTGACCTTGATTATGGCAACCTCCACGAAGAATTCAAGGGTTTGGTGGAACTGGCAGCCCATGTCGCGGGCACCGAAATTTCCCTGATCAATTTGATTGACCAACACTCACAATGGAGTGTATCCCGGCATAATCTGGATGTATTTCAGATGGATTTGGAATACTCCATTTGCCAGCATACCATTCAGTCCGACCATATTATGGAAATACCGCACCTTGGGCGCGATGAGCGTTTTAGCGACAGGCCTTTTGTAAAGGCTGATGACGGGTTCCGCTACTACTTGGGCATTCCGTTAAAGGTAAAGACCGGGGAGAATATCGGGGCACTATGTGTGATGGACCATCAGGAGAAAAACGTTTCAGAAGAAAAGAAAAAGTTGCTACGGCTCATTGCAAACGAGATTGTGGAGAAACTGGAGAATAAGTTAAATATGGATGAACTTCAGGAAGCATTGGATAAAGCAACGGTGCAGCGCAATCAATTGGCCCACGATGTACGAGGTCCTATTGGAGGTATTCTCGGTTTAGCTACGAGCACTGAAAATGTACCTTTGGAAGAAGAAGAATTCATGCAGTATATGCAAATGATCAAAGCATCTGCTGCCAAGTTACTGGAGTTGACCGACGATATTCTGGAAAGACAAAAAGCTCAACAAAAGGAGAATTATTTCAATCTATCTGGTTTTAAGCAGCATCTGGATGGGCTTTACGAACTTTCAGCCCGTAATAAGGAAATCCATCTGGACATTGATATCAACCAAAAAGAAGACCATCAAAAGTTTCCAAGAAGAAAGCTGCTGCCCATAGTGGGGAACCTCATCGCGAACGCCATCAAATTTACCCCCTCGCAAGGAACTATCGGTGTGGACCTCGATATTTCGGGTAAAGACGGAAAGAGAGCCTTATTGATCAAGGTTAGCGACAACGGCAAGGGAATCCCAAAGGAACGCTTGGAAAATATTAAAAAATTAGCTTGGTTCGAGGATTATGGCACCGACTACGAAAAAGGGTATGGCCTAGGGCTTCAACTCGTAACTGAAATGGTCGAGGATATCCATGGAACACTGCATATCGATTCCGAAGAAGGGAAGGGTACAAGTGTACGTATTGTGGTACCTTTAAAGGATTAA
- the egtB gene encoding ergothioneine biosynthesis protein EgtB encodes MKLKDQFLKTRKETETICSPLQTEDYVVQPMENVSPPKWHLAHTTWFFEQFVLVKYDNNYKVFHPDFAYLFNSYYNNMGKRTQRQDRGFMTRPSVSKVYEYREYVTNAIENILKDHPGNEVLDLVEIGIHHEQQHQELLAYDIKYILGTQPTFPSIGNVFGWEAERQKQEWISFQEGLYEIGHTGGGFCFDNELPSHKVYLQDFQISNKLVTNGEFLEFMEDGGYTNFNLWHDEGWHFIQNNGIAHPLYWHYHDSEWQQYHFHGLEKLNPDVPVSHISMYEAYAFANWKGMRLPTEFEWEVASDKLAWGQLWEWTHSAYLPYPGFKQAEGALGEYNGKFMLNQMVLRGASVATAQGHERKTYRNFFHASSRWIFSGIRLVKK; translated from the coding sequence ATGAAGTTAAAAGACCAGTTTTTAAAGACCAGAAAAGAAACCGAAACGATATGCAGCCCGCTTCAAACCGAAGATTATGTGGTACAGCCCATGGAAAATGTGTCACCACCAAAATGGCATTTGGCCCATACCACATGGTTTTTTGAGCAGTTTGTCTTGGTGAAATACGACAATAATTACAAGGTATTCCATCCCGATTTTGCCTATTTGTTCAACAGCTATTACAACAATATGGGCAAAAGAACGCAACGGCAAGACCGTGGGTTCATGACCCGGCCTAGTGTCTCCAAGGTTTACGAATATCGGGAATATGTTACCAACGCTATCGAGAACATCTTGAAGGACCACCCCGGTAATGAAGTACTCGACCTGGTTGAAATAGGGATACATCACGAACAACAGCACCAAGAATTGTTGGCCTATGATATCAAATATATCTTGGGAACACAGCCCACATTTCCCAGCATCGGAAATGTTTTTGGATGGGAAGCGGAGCGCCAAAAACAGGAATGGATTTCTTTTCAAGAAGGTTTGTATGAAATCGGTCATACAGGGGGCGGATTTTGTTTTGATAACGAACTCCCCTCGCACAAGGTCTATCTACAAGATTTCCAAATCAGTAATAAGTTGGTGACCAATGGCGAATTTTTGGAGTTTATGGAAGATGGCGGTTACACCAATTTCAATCTATGGCACGATGAAGGATGGCATTTTATCCAAAACAATGGCATTGCACACCCCCTTTATTGGCATTACCATGACAGTGAATGGCAACAGTACCACTTTCATGGGCTGGAAAAGCTAAATCCAGATGTACCGGTATCCCATATTTCCATGTACGAAGCCTATGCCTTTGCTAATTGGAAAGGAATGCGATTGCCTACCGAATTTGAATGGGAAGTGGCCTCCGATAAACTGGCTTGGGGTCAACTATGGGAATGGACGCACTCTGCCTATTTACCTTATCCCGGCTTTAAGCAGGCCGAGGGAGCTCTAGGGGAATACAACGGCAAGTTTATGCTCAACCAAATGGTGTTGAGAGGAGCTTCGGTAGCTACGGCCCAAGGCCACGAAAGAAAAACGTACCGTAATTTTTTTCATGCCTCCAGCAGATGGATTTTTTCAGGGATTCGATTGGTAAAAAAGTAA